The nucleotide window CTCCGGGAGGCGAGCCGCGAGGAGACGGTCGCCGCGATGCGGCGGAGCCTCGAGTTCATGGCCGAGTCGGGCACGGTCGCACACATCGAGTTCCGCGAGGGGGACGTCGCCGGCGTGGAGGCCATCCGCGACGCGGGCGAGGGCGTCCCGATCGAGAGCGTCGTCCTCGGTCGCGGCTCCGTGGACGCCATGGAGCACCCCGAGTCCGACGGTTACGGGGCCAGCGGGGCTCGTGACGGCGACTTCGACACCGCACGCAACGCGACCAGGCGCGCGGGGAAGCTGTTCGGCATCCACGCCGGCGAGCGCGACGCCGACGACGTGAACCCGGCGATGGACCTCGACCCGGACTTCCTCGTCCACATGGTCCACCCGGACCCCGTCCACCTCGACCGACTGGCCGACGCCGACGTTCCCGTGGTCGTCTGCCCTCGGTCGAACCTCGTCACGAACGTCGGCGTCGCCCCCCTTCGAGAACTGGTCGAGCGGACCACCGTCGCGCTCGGAACGGACAACGTGATGCTGAACTCCCCGTCGATGTTCCGGGAGATGGAGTTCGCCTCGAAGCTCACTGACGTGACAGCCGTCGATGTCCTGCGGATGGCGACGGTCAACGGCGCCGAACTGGCCGGCCTCGACTGCGGGCTCGTCGAGGAGGGTCGACCGGCGAAACTGCTCGTCCTCGACGGCGACTCGGACAACCTCGCCGGGGTCCGCGATCCGGTCCGCGCGGTCGTCCGCCGGGCCGGTGAGACGGACCTGAAGCGGGTCGTTCGGTGAGGGGAACTCGGTATCTCGACTCGCCGTGTTCCAGTCACGGGCGCGACGACGGGAGAACGCACCATTTATAAGTGAACCCGCGGAAACACCTCGTACGATTATGCCGAGCTCCAACGGACCACTCCACGGCACGCGTGGCAAGCTCTCGAACGACCCGCGGGACCGGGGGACCTCCCCGCCCCAACGCGCGATCGCCGAGTTCGACGACGGCCAGACCGTCCACCTCGCGCTCGACCCGTCGGTTCCCGACGGGCGCTTCCACCCGCGGTTCAACGGCCGGACGGGAAGCGTCATCGGCGAGCAGGGCGCCGCGTACAAGGTAGAGATCACCGACGGCGGCGTCACCAAGACGATCATCGCCAAGCCCGCACACCTCCGCGCCCAGAAGAACGAGTAGCCAATGACGATATTCAAGGAAAAGCTCGACGAGGAGTACCTCACCGTCTCCGAGGCGAAGGAGCTGCTCGCCGACGTCGAGGCGGAGCGCGCGGCCGACGAGGACCGCGAACTCCGCTACGAGCTAGCTCGGGCCATCGAGCACGTGAACCGGTTCGCGGTGCTCGACGCCGAGGAGTCGGTCGAGCTCGTCCAGGACCTCCAGGAACTGGAGAAGGTGAACGAGGCGACCGCCTACAAGATCGCCGATCTGCTGCCGCGCGACCGCACGGAGCTGCGGGCCATCTACGCGCAGGAACGGTACGCCCTCGACGGCGACGAACTCGACGAGATCCTGAACGTCGTCGCGAAGTACGCCTGACGGCGGGTCCCCCGCGACCACCTTTTATGCACCTGCCCGGTGTATCCGGATGTATGACCGATGACGAGCCGTCACTGGACGACACCTCGGCCGAGGCGGACGCCACCGAAGCCGAGGACGCACCCGGCTCGGCCGAGCGGCAGCGGATGGCGGTACTGCTGGACTACCTGCCGAACGGAGACCCGTCCGACAACAGACCGCCCCACCAGAAACCGGCGCTCGCCTACGCGCTCGGCGAGGACGACTTCCGCCTGTACGAGTTCCGCCTCGCGGACGAGGCCGACCTCGCTATCGGCGACAGGATCGCCGTCGGACCCGAACCCAACGAGGTCGTCGACCGCATCAGCGAGATCGGGTTCGACGACCTCACCCGGAACGCACAGGGCGAGCTCGAGTACGCGGTCGAGGAGCTCATCGAGCGCGACGAGCGACGGTTCGTGGACTTCTACAACGACGCGGGTCCCATCACCCTCCGACTCCACCAGCTGAACCTCCTCCCGGGTATCGGGAAGAAGCTCAGGAACAACATCCTCGAGGAGCGCAAGCGCGGTCCGTTCGAGTCGTTCGACGACGTGGAGGAGCGCGTCTCCGGGCTCCACCGCCCGCGCGAGGTGCTCGCCGAGCGCATCATGGAGGAACTCCGCGACGAGGACCTGAAGTACAAGACGTTCGTCGGCCGGAACGACGAGGACGGCTGAGGTCGGCCGACGACGCCCACCGGACGACGCCCACCGGGATAGACGGATTTACGGCGGGCCACCCCAAACGCCGGTTCGATGACCGAGTACGAGTCCGAGTCCCCACCCCGGGACCCGGACCGTCTCCGCCGGCGTGCCGGTGTGAGGGGGAATCCGGACCGCGACCAGCACTTCCTCGTCGACGATCGCGTGCTGGACAGGGTGCCGGGCTACCTCCCGCCGGACGCCGACCGCTCGCACCTGCTCGAGATCGGCGGGGGCACCGGGGCGCTCACCGACAGGCTTCTCGCCAGCGGCGAGCACGTGACGGTCGTCGAGCGGGACCCCGACCTCGCCGCCTTCCTCCGCGAGGAGTTCGACGAGGAGGTCGCCGCGGGCCGCCTGGACGTCCTCGAGGGCGACGCGCTCGACGTGGAGCTCCCCGAGTTCACCGCCTGCGTGTCGAACCTCCCGTACGGCGTCTCCTCGGAGATCGCGTTCCGGCTGCTCCCCGAGAAGCGACCGCTCGTGCTCATGTTCCAGCTCGAGTTCGCCGAGCGGATGGTGGCCGACCCCGGAACCGAGGAGTACGGCAGGCTCTCGGTGAGCGCCGGACACTACGCCGATGTGGAACTGGTCGAGACGGTGCCGCGTGAGGCGTTCGACCCGCAGCCTCGCGTGGAGAGCGCGCTCGTGAGGTGTACGCCCCGCGACCCGGAGTACGAGGTCGCGGACGAGGAGTTCTTCCTCCGGTTCGTGAAGGCGCTGTTCACCCAGCGGCGCAAGACGGTCCGGAACGCGATCCGGAACACGGCCCACATCTCCGGGCTCGCCGACCCCGACGCGGTGGTCGAGGCGGTCGACGAGGGGACGCTCGCGAAGCGACCGGGGGAGCTCCCGCCCGCCGCGTTCGCCGCGCTCGCGGGGACCGCGCTCCGGGAGAGCGACGTCGGTGAAGGACAGTGACCGGGGCGGCGGGAGCACAGAACGGGACCCAGACGCCGACCGCGTTCCCCACTGGAAACGAGACGACCGGCAGCACGCCGTTGTTCCCCCCGGAGGTGACCGAACCGCTGCACGAGCTGTTCCCGACCGTCGAGGCGCAACTCGTCGGGACGCTCATGGTCGTCGTCGGCCTGTTGCTCGTCGGGGAACTCATCCGGGCGTCGGGCGATCCGCTGAAGGAGCGGTACAACGACACGCTCGTCGAGGCGGCGCAGGCCGGGACGATGGCCGTCCTCACGGCGCTCGTCGGAATCTTCTTCGTCGTCGTGTGGCGCGGCGGGGCCGTCGTCCTGTTCCTTATCGACGTGCTCGACATCGAGGAGCGGGACATCGCGAAGCTGATGTTCACTGCCGTCATCCTCGCCGGGGCGTACTCGCTCACCCGGGTGACGAAGCGCTCCGTCAAGCGCATCGGAAAACGACGCGGCGCGCTCTCCCAGCACCAGCGTCAGATCGCACACCACGTCGTCCAGGTCACCATCTTCATCGTCGCGGTCCTCGTCGCCCTGAGCCTGTGGAAGGTGAACATCGGCGGCCTCCTCGTTGGCGCGGGGTTCGCCGGCATCGTGCTCGGCCTCGCGGCCCGGCAGACGCTGGGGGCGGTCCTCGCCGGGTTCGTCGTGCTGTTCTCGCGGCCGTTCGAACTGGGCGACTGGGTCAGGATCGGCGAGCACGAGGGCATCGTCACCGACATCAACATCGTGAACACCCAGCTCCGGACGTACAACGACGAGTTCCTGATGGTCCCCAACGACACGGTGACGAGCCAGGAGATCCTGAACCGGTCGCGCAAGGGGCGGCTCCGGATCAACGTCGACGTCGGCGTCGACTACGACGCCGACCTGGAGGAGGCGATCGACATCGCGGAGGGCGTCATGGCCGACCGGGAACACGTGCTCGAGAAGCCGAACCCCCAGGTCGTCCTTCCCGAGTTCGGCGACTCCGCGGTGGTGCTCCGGCTCCGCTTCTACATCGACAACCCGAGCGCGCGGAAGATGTGGAAGGCACGCACCAACGTCATCGCGGCGCTGAAGTCGGCGTTCGACGACGCCGGCGTGACCATCCCGTTCCCGCAGCGCGAACTGTCGGCCCGCGGCGGGCGACCGGCCGTCGACGTCACCGAGGCGGTTGCCGACAACGGCGCGCCTCCGGAGACGGAGTCTAACTCTGCGCGCGATCGAGGGGCAGGGACGGGGGCCGGCGATGCCGAATGAGGCCGACGGTTCCGGCGAGGACGACGGAACGCGGGACGCGCTCGCCGCGCGTCGCGGGCTGGACGACCCGGTGTACGCGCCGGCCGAGGACTCCGGGCTGCTCGCGGAGGCGGCCGCCGAACGAGCACGCGGCGTCGTCCTCGAGGTCGGCACCGGGTCCGGCTGGGTCGCGGAGCGGACTGCGGAGGTCGAGGGAGTCTCGCGCGTCCTCGGCAGCGACGTGAACCCGCACGCCTGCCGACGCGCGCGGGAGCGCGGCGTCGAGGCCGTTCGCGCGAGCCTCGTCGACCCGTTCCGCGACCGCGCGTTCGACACCGTGCTGTTCAACCCGCCGTACCTACCGACCGACCCGGACGCCGAGTGGGGCGACTGGCAGGAGGCGGCCCTCTCGGGCGGCGAGTCCGGTCGCGAACTCATCGAACCGTTCCTCGAGGACGTCGGTCGCGTGCTCGCCCCGTCGGGGACCGTCCTGCTGCTCGTCTCCTCGCTGACCGGCTTCGGCGAGGTCGTCGAACACGCCGTCGACTGCGGGTTCCGCGCGGAGACCGTGGTGGAGGAGTCGTTCCCGTACGAGACGCTATCGGTGCTCGCGCTGTCGTTGGATAACTGAAGTGCATTTTTTGCTTTAGCAAGTATTATGCCTCGGCATTTCGAACCGTCTGACGATGACTGACGTAGTCGCGACCACACCGGGGCTGTTCCCGCTCCCCGACTGGGCGAAGGAGGACCTCTCCGACCTGAAAGGCCACCAGAAGGGCGATCTCGTCTCCGGCGGCGAGGGCGGGGAGATCGCCAGGGCGTACGACCGCGTTCGGAACGAGGTCGTGGACGACCAGACGGACGCCGGCCTCGACCGCTTCGTCGAGGGGCAGGCCCGCTGGGACGACATGCTGGCCCACCCGCTGACCGTCCACGAGAACGTGGAGACGGGTGGCATCGTCCGGTACTACGACAACAACAACTTCTACCGCGACCCCCGGGTGACGGGGGAACTGACGTTCTCCGGCGACGTCGCCGCCGAACTCGAGGCCGCGAGCGGACTGCTCGGCAGCGACGCCGACGACCGACTCCAGGCGGTCCTCCCCGGCCCCTACACCCTCGCCGACCTCGCGTCCGACGAGTACTACGGCGACGAGGCGGAGTTCCTCGCCGCCGTCTCGGAGTTCCTCGCCGGGGAGGTCGAGGCGTTCCCCGCGCACGCGACGCTGTTCCTCCTCGAACCCTCCTTCGTGACGAACGCGCCCGACGACGACCTCGACGAGCGAGCGAGCGAGGCGATCGACGCCGTCGCGGGAGCGACGGACGCCGACGTGGTCGTCCACACGTACTGGGAGGCGTTCGCGGAGAAGCCGTACGCCCACCTCATGGACGCCGACGTCGACGCGCTCGGCTTCGACTTCGTCGCCGCGGACCGGGAGGCGAACCTCGAGTGCATCAACGAGTACGGCACGAAGGGGGACGTCGCCCTCGGCCTCGTCGACGGGCAGAACACGCTCGTCGAGGAACCGGGGACGATCGCCGAACGCGTGAACTGGGTCCGCGAGCAGGTCCCCGGCCAGGAGTTCGACACGACGTACGTGAGCTACAACACCGAGCCGTTCTACCTGCCGACGAGCAAGCACGTGGAGAAGCTCTCGGCGATCGCGGAGGCCGCTCGCCTGGCCGCGACCGAGGGGGTGGAGGCGTGAGCCGAAACCCCGCCAACCGCGAGCAGTTCCGGCCCGAGGGACACCCGACCGACCACTTCCTGCTCACCACGGTCGTCGGCTCGTACCCGAAGCCGAAGTGGCTGAACCGCGCCGGCGATCTCAGCGAGGACCCGGACTCGAAGTTCGACGCCGACGATCTCGCGGAGGCCCACGACGACGCGTGTCGGGTCATCACCCACGAGCACGAGCGCGCGGGCCTCGACACCGTCGTGGACGGGGAGATGCGCCGCGAGGAGATGGTGGAGTTCTTCGCCGAGCGCATCGACGGCTACGAGTTCAATGGCCCCGTGAAGGTGTGGGGCCACAACTACTTCGACAAGCCGTCGGTCGTCGACGACGTTGCGTACGCGGAGCCGTGGCTGGTCGACGAGTTCGAGTTCACCGACGCCGTCGCGTCCCGCCCGGTGAAGGTGCCGATCACGGGGCCGTACACGCTGGCGAACTGGTCGTTCAACGAGGCGTACGACGACAGCGAGGCGCTCTCGTACGACCTGGCTGACCTCGTGAACGAGGAGATCGAGAAGCTGGTCGAGGCAGGCGCGCGCTACATCCAGATCGACGAGCCCGCGCTGGCGACGACGCCAGACGACCACGCCATCGTCGGCGAGTGTCTCGACCGCATCGTCGCGGGGGTCCCCGAGGACATCCGGATCGGGCTCCACGTCTGCTACGGCGACTACTCGCGGGTGTACCCCGAGATCAACGACTACCCGATCGACGAGTTCGACGTCGAGCTGTGCAACGGCGACTACGAACAGATCGAGGTGTTCGCGGACGGCGAGTTCGCGCCGGACCTCGCGCTCGGCGTCGTCGACGCCCACGTCGCCGAGGTCGAACCGGTCGAGGAGATCAAGGCGAACATCCGGGAGGGCCTGAAGGTCGTCCCGCCGGAGAAGCTCACCGTCTCGCCCGACTGCGGGCTGAAGCTCCTCCCGCGAGAGATCGCCTACGGCAAGATGGCGAACATGGTGCAGGCGGCGCGCGAACTGGAGGCCGAACTCGACGCGGGCGAGGTAGAGGTCCCGGCGACGACGAGTGGCGCCCCTACCGCGGACGACTGACCGGTCCCTCCTCCTTCCGTTTCCGTTCTCGAGGTCGCCCCGGTATTCCAGTCCCACGACTCGGTGTTAGAGAATCCCCGAACGATCTGGGACCCCATGACTCAAGAGCGCCCACACCCAAGTCGAGGGACATGACCACGACCGCCGACACCGACCTCAGCGAGTCGGTCGAGGAGACGGCGGAGGCCATCGCGACGATGGAGACCCGCGGCGCCGCGACCATCGCCGACGCCGCGGCAGTCGCCCTCGCGGAGCAGGCGCGCGCCGTCGACGCCGCCGACCCCGAGGAGTTCCGCGCGACGATGCGCGCCGCCGGGCGACGGCTGTACGACACCCGCCCGACGGCCGTGTCGCTGCCGAACTCGCTCCGGTACGTCCTCGGGCGGATGGAGGGCGACACGGTCGGGCAACTCCGGTCGTCCGTCACGACCGCGGCGGCCGACTTCTCGCGGCGGCTCGAGACCGCACAGGACGAACTCGGCCGGATCGGCGCGAACCGGCTCCGCGACGGCGACACGATCATGACCCACTGCCACTCGACGGACGCGCTGTCGTGCGTGCGGGCCGCGGTCGAGCAGGGCAAGGAGATCTCGGCCATCGTGAAGGAGACCCGACCCCGGCGGCAGGGGCACATCACCGCGACCGAGCTCCGGAAGATGGGCGTCCCGGTGGTGCTCATCGTCGACTCCGCCGCCCGTCGGTACCTCGACGAGACCGACCACGTGCTCGTCGGCGCCGACGCCATCGCCGCCGACGGCAGCGTCATCAACAAGATCGGCACCTCCGGGCTGGCCGTGAACGCCCGCGAGCGCGGCGTGCCCATCATGGTCGCCGCACAGACCATCAAGCTCCACCCGGACACCCTCACCGGCCACACCGTCGAGATCGAGATGCGCGAGGAGGAGGAGGTGATCTCGGCGGACGAGCGCGCGGAACTGGGCGACCTGACGGTCGAGAACCCGGCGTTCGACGTGACGCCGCCGCGCTACCTCGACGCCATCGTCACCGAGAGCGGGCAGTTCCCGCCCGAGAGCGTCGTCACGCTGATGCGCGAACTGTTCGGCGAGTCCGCGACCCGACCGTGGGAGGAGCCGGAGTCGACCGATGGAGCGGGTGAAGCCGCCGAGCCGCGCGTCGACGAGCGGACGGAGCCGCGGTAGATGCAGGCGCTCTGTGCGGGCCACGTCAACTGGGACGTGACCCTTCGGGTGGACAACCTCCCGGCGCCCGACGGCGAGGTGACGATCGAGGAACAGCACCAGGCCGGCGGCGGCAGCGCGGCGAACGTGGCGGTCAACCTCGAGCGACTGAACCACGACGCGTCGCTGTTCGGCTCCGTCGGAAGCGACGAGTCCGGGCGGTTCGCGCGACGCGAACTCGCTGAGGCCGGGGTGGAGACCCACCTCGTCGAATCAGACGGCGAGACGGCCGTAAAGTACCTCGTGGTCGACGGGGACGGCGAGGTGATGATGCTGTCCAACCGGGGCGAGAACGAGGCGTTCGTCGCGGAGGACCTGCCCTCCGAGGCGCTCGACGTGGACCTGCTTCACCTCACGAACCAGCCCCCCGCGGTGGCGGCGGCGCTCGCCCGACGGGGGCGTGAGGCCGGCGCCAGGGTCAGTTTCTCCCCCGGTCGGCGGTTCGCGGACCGCGACTTCTCGACGACGCTCCCCCTCGCAGACCTCGTCTTCCTCAACGAACTCGAGGCCGCCGCGCTGGTGGAGGGCGCCGGAATGGACGCGCTCAGGGAGGGTGCGCGCCTCGTCGTCACCAGGGGTGCCGACGGCGCGGAGATTCGGGTCGACGGCCGCTCGTACACCCACGAGGGGTTCCACATCGACCCGCTCGACACGACCGGTGCGGGCGACGCGTTCGCGTCGGGCTTCCTCGCGGCGCGGGCGGACGGGGCGGGCTACGAGCGTGCGCTCGCCGTGGCGAACGCCTGTGGCGCCGTCGCCTCCGGCGCCGTTGGTGCGCGCGCCGACCTGTCCTGGGAGGCCATCGAGGCGCTCCTCGCGGAGCAGACGGCCTGAGCGACCACCCAGTCGACCGCTGGACGAGTTCACACAAGTCGCTGCCCGTTACGGAATCCTTTTTGTGTGGCTGACCGCACCTCCCCCCAACGAATGTCCACGAAGGGTGGTCCGCGATGACGATGGAGGACCGCATCGAGGAACTCCGGGAGCGGCGGGAAGAGGCGCTCCTCGGCGGCGGCGAGGACCGCATCGAGCGCCAGCACGAGAAGGGGAAGATGACGGCGCGCGAGCGGATCGACTACTTCCTCGACGACGGCACCTTCCACGAGTTCGACCAGTTCCGGACCCACGACACGCACACGTTCGGGATGGAGGAACAGCAGATCTACGGCGACGGGGTCGTCACGGGCTACGGCGAGGTGAACGGTCGGAAGACGTTCGTGTTCGCCCACGACTTCACCGTCTTCGGCGGGTCGCTCGGCGAGGTGTTCGCCGAGAAGGTCTGCAAGGTGATGGACAAGGCGATGGACGTCGGCGCGCCAGTCGTCGGGCTCAACGATTCGGCGGGCGCCCGCATCCAGGAGGGCGTCGGCTCGCTCGCCGGCTACGCCGAGATCTTCCGGCGGAACACGGAGGCGTCCGGGGTCATCCCCCAGCTGTCGGCCATCATGGGGCCCTGTGCCGGCGGCGCGGTGTACTCGCCGGCCATCACAGACTTCGTCTTCATGGTGAAGGACAGCAGCCACATGTTCATCACCGGCCCGGAGGTCATCAAGACCGTCACGGGCGAGGAGGTCTCCTTCGAGGAACTCGGCGGGGCGACAACCCACGCATCGACCTCCGGCGTCGCCCACTTCGCCGAGGAGAGCGAGGAGGACGCGCTCGACCACATGCGCCGCCTGCTGTCCTACCTCCCGCAGAACAACGTCGAGGACCCGCCGCGCGTCGAGCCGTGGGACGACCCGGAGCGCGCCGACGAGGAGCTCAACTCCATCGTCCCCGACCAGCCGCGCAAGCCCTACGACATGACGAACGTCGTGGACCGCGTCGTCGACGAGGGGTCGTTCTTCGAGACGCACGCGGACTTCGCGAAGAACATCGTCACCGGGTTCGGCCGCCTCGACGGTCACAGCATCGGCATCGTCGCGAACCAGCCGCGCGTGAACGCCGGGACGCTGGACATCGAGTCCAGCGAGAAGGGCGCGCGGTTCGTCCGCTTCTGCGACGCGTTCAACGTCCCCATCCTCACGTTCGTGGACGTGCCGGGCTTCATGCCCGGCACCGACCAGGAGCACAACGGCATCATCCGCCACGGCGCGAAGTTGCTGTACGCGTACTCCGAAGCGACGGTGCCGCTGCTCACCGTCATCACGCGGAAGGCGTACGGCGGCGCCTACGACGTGATGGCCTCGAAGCACATCGGCGGCGACGTGAACTACGCGTGGCCGAGCGCCGAGATCGCCGTGATGGGTCCACAGGGCGCGGTCAACATCCTCTACTCGGACGAACTTGCGGAGGCCGACGATCCCGACGCACGCCGCGACGAACTCATCGACGAGTACCGCGAGGAGTTCGCGAACCCCTACACCGCGGCCGACAAGGGGTTCATCGACGACGTGCTCGAACCGCCGCAGACCCGTCCGCGGCTCGTCGACGATCTGGAGATGCTGAAGTCGAAGCGCGACTCGCTCCCCGACAAGAAGCACGGCAACATCCCCATCTGATGGACCCCGAGGACCTCGACATCCCCGAATCCGCCGACGACCGGGAGGCAGCCGCCATCGCGGCCGCCGTGAGCGCCCACCTCCGCGACCAGGAGGCAGCGGCCGCGGCGGCCGCCGCATCCGACGTCGAGACGTGGGACGGCAAGCGCTGGGCGTTCGCCGGACGGATCGCGTCGCTGCAGCCGTGCGCCAAGCGGGTTCCCGACGGCGCGCCCACCGACGCCTGGGCCGCGTCGGGTCGGACGGACCGGTTCTGAACCGTCGGCGTCGAGTCGGTCCGCGTTCTCCCCTCGCCTCGCACGTCGAGAAGGTTCACGGATGGACCCGACTCGAACCGACGGTTTGAGTAGGCGTACCCGGGTACCATCCCCCAGGAATGTTCGACAAGGTGCTCGTCGCGAACCGCGGGGAGATCGCGGTGCGCGTGATGCGAGCCTGCGAGGAACTGGGCATCGACACCGTGGCCGTCTACTCCGAGGCCGACAAACACTCGGGGCACGTCCGCTACGCCGACGAGGCGTACAACGTCGGACCCGCACGGGCCGCCGACTCCTACCTCGACCAGGACGCAGTCGTCGACGCCGCGGAACAGGCCGGCGCGGACGCGATCCACCCCGGCTACGGCTTCCTCGCCGAGAACGCCGACTTCGCCGAGAAGGTCGAGGGGACCGACGGCATCACGTGGGTCGGCCCGTCCAGCGACGCGATGGAGACGCTCGGCGAGAAGACCAAGGCCCGCAAGGTGATGCAGTCGGCCGACGTCCCAATCGTCCCCGGCACCACCGACCCCGCCGAGTCTGCCGACGAGGTCCGCGAGTTCGGCGACGAGTACGGCTACCCGATCGCCATCAAGGCGGAGGGCGGCGGCGGCGGCCGCGGGATGAAGGTCGTCGAGTCCGCGGACGAGGCCGACGAACAGTTCGAGTCGGCCAAGCGCGAGGGCGAGGCGTACTTCTCGAACGACTCCGTCTACCTCGAGCGGTACCTCGAGTCCCCGCGCCACATCGAAGTCCAGATCCTCGCGGACCACCACGGCAACGTCCGCCACCTCGGCGAGCGCGACTGCTCGCTCCAGCGCCGCCACCAGAAGGTCGTCGAGGAGGGTCCCTCGCCGGCGCTCTCCGACGACCTCCGCGAGCGCATCGGCGAGGCGGCCAGACGCGGCGTCAGCGAGGCCGACTACACGAACGCGGGGACGGTCGAGTTCCTGGTCGAGGACGGCGAATTCTTCTTCCTCGAGGTCAACACCCGTATCCAGGTCGAGCACACCGTCACGGAGGAGCTGACGGGCATCGACATCGTGAAGGAACAGCTCCGGGTCGCCGCCGGCGAGGAACTCGCCTTCTCGCAGGACGACGTCGACCTCGAGGGCCACGCGATGGAGTTCCGAATCAACGCGGAGAACGCCGCGAACGACTTCTCGCCCGCCACCAGCGGGTCGCTCGACGTGTACGACCCGCCGGGCGGCATCGGGGTCCGGATGGACGACGCGCTCCGACAGGGCGACGACCTCGTCACCGACTACGACTCGATGATCGCGAAGCTGATCGTCTGGGGCGCCGACCGCGAGGAGTGCTTCGCGCGCTCGAGGCGGGCGCTCGCCGAGTACGAGATCGACGGCGTCGTGACGATCATCCCGTTCCACCGGCTGATGCTGGAGGACGAACGCTTCGTCGAGGGGACCCACACGACGAACTACCTCGACGAGGAACTCGACCGCGAACGCGTGGCCGAGGCCCAGGAGAAGTGGGGAACCGAGGGCGAATCGGACGGGGAGGGGGACGGGGAGGTCACCGAGCGCGACTTCACGGTCGAGGTGAACGGGAAGCGCTTCGAGGTGAGCCTCGAGG belongs to Halorarum halophilum and includes:
- a CDS encoding RNA polymerase Rpb4 family protein, translated to MTIFKEKLDEEYLTVSEAKELLADVEAERAADEDRELRYELARAIEHVNRFAVLDAEESVELVQDLQELEKVNEATAYKIADLLPRDRTELRAIYAQERYALDGDELDEILNVVAKYA
- a CDS encoding 50S ribosomal protein L21e translates to MPSSNGPLHGTRGKLSNDPRDRGTSPPQRAIAEFDDGQTVHLALDPSVPDGRFHPRFNGRTGSVIGEQGAAYKVEITDGGVTKTIIAKPAHLRAQKNE
- a CDS encoding 5-methyltetrahydropteroyltriglutamate--homocysteine methyltransferase, coding for MTDVVATTPGLFPLPDWAKEDLSDLKGHQKGDLVSGGEGGEIARAYDRVRNEVVDDQTDAGLDRFVEGQARWDDMLAHPLTVHENVETGGIVRYYDNNNFYRDPRVTGELTFSGDVAAELEAASGLLGSDADDRLQAVLPGPYTLADLASDEYYGDEAEFLAAVSEFLAGEVEAFPAHATLFLLEPSFVTNAPDDDLDERASEAIDAVAGATDADVVVHTYWEAFAEKPYAHLMDADVDALGFDFVAADREANLECINEYGTKGDVALGLVDGQNTLVEEPGTIAERVNWVREQVPGQEFDTTYVSYNTEPFYLPTSKHVEKLSAIAEAARLAATEGVEA
- a CDS encoding 16S ribosomal RNA methyltransferase A, which produces MTEYESESPPRDPDRLRRRAGVRGNPDRDQHFLVDDRVLDRVPGYLPPDADRSHLLEIGGGTGALTDRLLASGEHVTVVERDPDLAAFLREEFDEEVAAGRLDVLEGDALDVELPEFTACVSNLPYGVSSEIAFRLLPEKRPLVLMFQLEFAERMVADPGTEEYGRLSVSAGHYADVELVETVPREAFDPQPRVESALVRCTPRDPEYEVADEEFFLRFVKALFTQRRKTVRNAIRNTAHISGLADPDAVVEAVDEGTLAKRPGELPPAAFAALAGTALRESDVGEGQ
- a CDS encoding mechanosensitive ion channel family protein, producing the protein MTGAAGAQNGTQTPTAFPTGNETTGSTPLFPPEVTEPLHELFPTVEAQLVGTLMVVVGLLLVGELIRASGDPLKERYNDTLVEAAQAGTMAVLTALVGIFFVVVWRGGAVVLFLIDVLDIEERDIAKLMFTAVILAGAYSLTRVTKRSVKRIGKRRGALSQHQRQIAHHVVQVTIFIVAVLVALSLWKVNIGGLLVGAGFAGIVLGLAARQTLGAVLAGFVVLFSRPFELGDWVRIGEHEGIVTDINIVNTQLRTYNDEFLMVPNDTVTSQEILNRSRKGRLRINVDVGVDYDADLEEAIDIAEGVMADREHVLEKPNPQVVLPEFGDSAVVLRLRFYIDNPSARKMWKARTNVIAALKSAFDDAGVTIPFPQRELSARGGRPAVDVTEAVADNGAPPETESNSARDRGAGTGAGDAE
- a CDS encoding HemK2/MTQ2 family protein methyltransferase, whose translation is MPNEADGSGEDDGTRDALAARRGLDDPVYAPAEDSGLLAEAAAERARGVVLEVGTGSGWVAERTAEVEGVSRVLGSDVNPHACRRARERGVEAVRASLVDPFRDRAFDTVLFNPPYLPTDPDAEWGDWQEAALSGGESGRELIEPFLEDVGRVLAPSGTVLLLVSSLTGFGEVVEHAVDCGFRAETVVEESFPYETLSVLALSLDN
- a CDS encoding amidohydrolase family protein, which translates into the protein MSGPVTFEGTVLVGRDFDPVEGRVVVEDGVITAVEETSTGSTDIVAPAFVNAHTHIGDSIAKEAGRGLSLDELVAPPDGLKHRLLREASREETVAAMRRSLEFMAESGTVAHIEFREGDVAGVEAIRDAGEGVPIESVVLGRGSVDAMEHPESDGYGASGARDGDFDTARNATRRAGKLFGIHAGERDADDVNPAMDLDPDFLVHMVHPDPVHLDRLADADVPVVVCPRSNLVTNVGVAPLRELVERTTVALGTDNVMLNSPSMFREMEFASKLTDVTAVDVLRMATVNGAELAGLDCGLVEEGRPAKLLVLDGDSDNLAGVRDPVRAVVRRAGETDLKRVVR
- a CDS encoding DUF655 domain-containing protein, coding for MTDDEPSLDDTSAEADATEAEDAPGSAERQRMAVLLDYLPNGDPSDNRPPHQKPALAYALGEDDFRLYEFRLADEADLAIGDRIAVGPEPNEVVDRISEIGFDDLTRNAQGELEYAVEELIERDERRFVDFYNDAGPITLRLHQLNLLPGIGKKLRNNILEERKRGPFESFDDVEERVSGLHRPREVLAERIMEELRDEDLKYKTFVGRNDEDG
- a CDS encoding methionine synthase — encoded protein: MSRNPANREQFRPEGHPTDHFLLTTVVGSYPKPKWLNRAGDLSEDPDSKFDADDLAEAHDDACRVITHEHERAGLDTVVDGEMRREEMVEFFAERIDGYEFNGPVKVWGHNYFDKPSVVDDVAYAEPWLVDEFEFTDAVASRPVKVPITGPYTLANWSFNEAYDDSEALSYDLADLVNEEIEKLVEAGARYIQIDEPALATTPDDHAIVGECLDRIVAGVPEDIRIGLHVCYGDYSRVYPEINDYPIDEFDVELCNGDYEQIEVFADGEFAPDLALGVVDAHVAEVEPVEEIKANIREGLKVVPPEKLTVSPDCGLKLLPREIAYGKMANMVQAARELEAELDAGEVEVPATTSGAPTADD